In Macaca mulatta isolate MMU2019108-1 chromosome 16, T2T-MMU8v2.0, whole genome shotgun sequence, the sequence AGATGGGGACAAGATCCAGGTGCAGGATGACCTCCTGGAGACCCTGGCCCGGCTCATGGTCTACCGACGGGAGGGTCTGCCTGAGCCTAGCGATGCCACCCACCTCTTCTCGTGagtcccccaccccacacctcCTGCCAGCCTCTGCTAGTTGCTACAGTGCTTAGGGTTACTTAACACCTGCCCTGTGCCAGGTGCTCCTCTCAGTGTCTGGGGACTGGGCTCACCTTGCACCTGCCACCTCCCCCCAGCCACGTGCAACAGGCTGGGCATCATCCCCCGAATCTGAGGTTGATGCCCTTGTCTTAGCCCTGGTGGTTCTCTTCTGTCTCTCACCTTCTCTTAGTTCTGTCTTTCCCCTTTTAAACTGTCCCAGCATCCCTTCCTCAGGGACCCAGTGCCCTGGTAGcagaaaaaatctaataaaaggGCCTTGCAACTAGACATGGTCTACTAGGAGCCTCTCCTTTGCCTTATGGGCAAAAGAACCCAAgaaggggccgggcgcgatggctcatgcctgtaatcccagcactttcggaggccaaggcaggtggatcatttcaggttaggagtttaagaccagcctggccaacatggtgaaaccccacctcaaaatacaaaaattagccaggcgtggtggtgtgcacctgtagtcccagctactcgggaggctgaggcaggaggtggagattgcagtgagccaagatggtgccactgcactccaacctggaccacaagagtgaaactgtgtctcaaatgaaaaaaaagaaagaaagaaagaaaaagaaaagaaaacaagaacccAAGGAGGCGGGGAAGGGTCTTGCCTGGGGTCACCAAGGCTGAGGTAAAGGGCCGGGCTCATCTCCCGAGGAAGGACTCTAGTGTGCGGGGCTCCCTAAGGCACCACCACCACCCGGGGAGCCACAGGGGAGGCCAGCAGGCCATCCTGACAGTGCACTGCCTTCCAGGGGCAGGACTTTCCAGAGCACCAGCAGCGGGGCAGCCTACGTGGGGGGCATCTGCTCCCTGTCCCGGGGCGGGGGTGTGAACGAGGTGAGCAGTGAGGGGACATGGCTGGGGTGGCGGCTGAGGGAAAGGGGCTTCAGGGGCACGACGTGCCTGTTGGAAGATGTAGACATCTGTGCCCCATCTTCCCCACCCCCAGTACGGCAACATGGGGGCAATGGCCGTGACCCTTGCCCAGACGCTGGGGCAGAACCTGGGCATGATGTGGAACAAACACCGGAGCTCGGCAGGTATCCGCCCCCCGGAAGCCCCCGTGTGGCCCACGCCCAGCAGCTCGGGAACGCGGAGGGTGTCAGTGGGAGGGGTGGTCCTTGGCCTCCCTCATATCCGCCTGGCTCTCCCCTCAGGGGACTGCAAGTGTCCGGACATCTGGCTGGGCTGTATCATGGAGGACACTGGGTGAGTTCTTGGACAAACCGGGGGAAGGTCTTGGGCGAGGGGAGTCTTAGAGCGAGCATCGTTTGGCAGTCTGGACCAGGGGGCTCAAGAGGCCCACCTCACAGAACCACTCAGGATCCCAAGCAGCCCAGTTTTCGCAAACACTGCCCCGGGAGACCCAGATTTCCCTGCTGGGACACCAAAAccagccaggctgcagtgcgcATCGTGGCCACTGGGCGCCGCCCAAGCCTCGCATGGAGACACCTTCCCTCCAGCGCGGCTGCGAGTCCCCAGGTTCAGCGGAGGGGACGGGAGCGACAGGGACAGGCGGGAGGATTCTGGTACAATCCCGGGGAAGATCCTCCGCCTCCTCGCGATGGTGACCAAGTCCCCCAGTGTACCCCCTCCCCAGCCTTGAGACGGGTGAGGGTGGGTTGGAAGGGAGCAGCCAGCGGCACCTCCCCTCGCCCTATCCAGGTTCTACCTGCCCCGCAAGTTCTCGCGCTGCAGCATCGACGAGTACAACCAGTTTCTGCAAGAGGGTGGTGGGAGCTGCCTCTTCAACAAGCCCCTCAAGGTACCAGCCCCGCGGCGGGGAGCATGGGAGCGGGGCCTGGGCGGGGTCCGGGTCAGACTCCCGACCTGTCCTCCCGGTCCAGCTCCTGGACCCCCCAGAGTGCGGGAACGGCTTTGTGGAGGCAGGGGAGGAGTGCGACTGCGGCTCGGTGCAGGTGAGCGGTGGTGCGGGCGCCAGGTGGGGGACCCGGATGCGGGGGTGGGCACGAGGGAGCGTCCGAGTGGGAGGATTAGGGCtcgcctgcctccctccccttctcccgcGTCCCTCAGGAGTGCAGCCGCGCAGGTGGCAACTGCTGCAAGAAATGCACCCTGACTCACGACGCCATGTGCAGCGACGGGCTCTGCTGTCGGCGCTGCAAGGTAAGGAGGACCGGCCGGGAGGCGGGGCCAGGACACAGGAGGAGCGATTGGAGGCCTTCAGATAAGGGGCGGGAGCTACGGAGGGAAGCGGAGCCTTCGTGGGCGGAGGCCTCTGGGGCGGGGCTTGATGCGAAGACAGCGCCAATGGGGAGCAAGGGGCGGGGCTGAAGGATGTTGAAGGCGGGGCTACGAGGAGCGGGAAGGGAAGGCTGCCCGGAAGCAAGGAGGGGAGGCAACGTGGGCGGGCTTGGGGGCGGTGCTGAGTGCGCTGGGAGCGAGGTGGGGAGCGTCCAAGAGTTGGTGGGAGCAGGGAAATAAGAACAAGCCTCCCAAGAGTTGGTGGGAGCAGGGAAATAAGGGGCACTGGGGAGCTGGAGGGCCCGGGGACGTGGGGGCCCGGGGAGCTGGCGTCCTGGGGAGGGCAGGGCCGAGGCATCCATCCTGCCTGACCCGGGGAGCGCGTCTCTTCTCTAGTACGAGCCACGGGGTGTGTCCTGCCGAGAGGCCGTGAACGAGTGCGACATCGCGGAGACCTGCACCGGGGACTCGAGCCAGGTCCGCCCGGCCCCGCCGTCCTGTGGAGCCCTGGGCGAGGCAACCCCTACCCTTGTCGATTTGGTTTTCCCGGGCGAGTGCTCAGCACTCCCCTCCTCTCCACAGCTGGCTTCAACCCCCAGTGATcagactcagttttcttatctgagaAAGGGGTTCTTCATGCTCCTGGCTTTGTTCCTTCAATCGTTAAACCAGAATGTATCGTCTGGCTGGTATTCCCAGCGCCTGGCCCGGCGCCTGGTGTAGGTTAGGGATCAGAGTAGATGATAATATTAGTTAACATCTATTACGACCTAATTACTTGCCAGGCATTTATCTCCCAGCCCTACgagggagggaggctggagtGGCTCTGGGGCTTGCAAATCTGGGTGGTCTGGGTCCAGTCCTGGGGCTGCTCCGCTCAACCCCACCCCTCTCTCCACAGTGCCCCCCTAACCTGCACAAGTTAGACGGTTACTACTGTGACCATGAGCAGGTATGATGGCTGCCCCCTCAGCCTGGGCTTCAGGGCAGTCTCTTGTCTCCACTGTGACCACTCAGCATCTCCATCCCTTGTCTCCTAATTCTTGGACCCTCAGGGCCGCTGCTACGGAGGTCGCTGCAAAACCCGGGACCGGCAGTGCCAGGCTCTTTGGGGCCATGGTGAGTCTGGCTAGGGCTAGGAGCGGGGACTCCAGAGGATCCAGAGCTGAGGGGCTGGGGAGAGTGGGTTCCAACTGAACAGGCCCCCAAGGGTATAGCTCCCCAGGATCTCAGGGATCCAGGCAGGCAGCCTGGGGATCAGGCCAGAGTGTGGGAGATGCAGGCCTGAGGTCTTGGGGTGGGTCCTGGGGTGCGTGAGGTGACACTTGGCATCCTCTCCCCACAGCGGCTGCTGATCGCTTCTGCTATGAGAAGCTGAACGTGGAGGGGACAGAGCGTGGGAGCTGTGGGCGCAAAGGATCGGGCTGGGTCCAGTGCAGTAAGCAGTGAGTACTGAGGCTCCCAGAGGGCCTTTCAGCTCCAGGGTGGGTGTGAGACTTTTCAGAGATGGGGCAACAGGTTCTCCCAGGAGGAGCCTGTCAGTCCCAGTGGGTGGAAACGTGGCAAATCAGGTGGCAGGGTGCAGGGTGAGGGCAGATTAGAGTTCAGTAGTTGAGTCTGAGGTCAAACTTGGGGCTCACTGTCTCTATGTGCCCCAACAGGGATGTGCTGTGTGGCTTCCTCCTCTGCGTCAACGTCTCTGGAGCTCCTCGGCTAGGGGACCTGGTAGGAGACATCAGTAGTGTCACCTTCTACCACCAGGGCAAGGAGCTGGACTGCAGGTGCTGCCAGGACCAAGACTAGGGAGGGAAGGTTGCAGCCGTGCTGGGGGTTAGGAGACAGAGGGCTGAGGCTGGCTGTGTCGCTTCCCCAGGGGAGGCCACGTGCAGCTGGCGGACGGCTCTGACCTGAGCTATGTGGAGGATGGCACAGCCTGCGGGCCCAACATGCTGTGCCTGGACCATCGCTGCCTGCCAGCCTCTGCCTTCAACTTCAGCACCTGCCCCGGCAGTGGGGAGCGCCGGATTTGCTCCCACCACGGGGTGACTGCCTGGAGCCTGGGATGGCGGGAAAGACTTTCAAGAGGGGACAGGCCCCTGCTCACctctcctggccctgccctgcctctaGGTCTGCAGCAATGAAGGGAAGTGCATCTGTCAGCCAGACTGGACAGGCAAAGACTGCAGTATCCACAACCCCCTGCCCACGTCCCCACCCACGGGGGAGACAGAGAGATATAAAGGTGAGGCTGGAGCTGGCTGAGGGGGGTCTGTCTGTCCCACTCTCTATGCCTGTCCTTGCCAACTAAGCCCTGCCCTTCTCCCCAGGTCCCAGCGGCACCAACATCATCATTGGCTCCATCGCCGGGGCTGTCCTGGTTGCAGCCATCGTCCTGGGTGGCACGGGCTGGGGATTTAAGTAAGAGACGCACACACCCTGTGCCCCCTGGCATCCTTGATGGGAGGGTCAGAACCCCTGACTGGTGGAGCTGAGGGGCCCTCCCTGAAAACTCAACTAAACCAGAGCTCACACATCATAGGCCCAAGTCGCCTGCAGGGCTTAACATTTCCAAACTAGGAGATTTTAGGCTGGAtgaggtagctcacgcctataatcccagcactttgggaggccaaggcagatggatcacctgaggtcagaaattccagaccagtctggccaacatggtgaaaccctgtctctattaaaaatacaaaaattagccagccatggtggcacacacctgtaatcccagctacttgggaggctgaggcagagaattgtttgaaccagggaggtggaggttacagtgagccgagatcgcgccattgcactcctgagcgacagagcaagactaaaaaaaaaaaaaaaaaaagaaagaaagaaaagaggccgggcgcggtggctcaagcctgtaatcccagcactttgggaggccaagacgggcggatcacgacgtcaggagttcgagaccatcctggctaacacggtgaaaccctgtctctactaaaaaatacaaaaaactagccgggcgaggtggtgggcgcctgtagtcccagctactcgggaggctgaggcaggagaatggtgtaaaaacccgggaggcggagcttgcaatgagctgagatccggccactgcactccagcctgggcgacacagcaagactccgtctcaaaaaaaaaaaaaaaaaaaagaaagaaaagaaggaaggaaggaaggagagaagaaaagaaaggaaagaaagaaaggaaaagaaaagaaaagaaatcaggagATTTTACACTAGCAGTTCGGATTTCCAGCTCTGGAAACATGAGGAGGTTGAGCCCCAGCGTGCCTCTAAGCATCCCCGAATAGCCAAAGAATGGAGCTGGGCAGGGGCTGCCCAAGCCAGGCATGTGTCCTCTGGTCCCCAGTCCCCACCCAGCCTATCATGCTTTGTGCGTGTCTAAGTCTGGGGTCCTTGTGCTGGTCTAACCCCCTTAATGTTCAGAGGAGGAACCCACGGCCCAAGGTCACATGATTGAGTTAGTGGCGGAGTCAGAACTGGAACCTGGGAtgcatttttgtaattttttgtaatttttgtaattacCTGGGGTGCCCTAGGTAATTCTCCCAGGCCCTTACATTAGTGTCCAGGCCCTGGGGACCCTGGCCCCGCTCTGGGGCAAGGGGTCACATGGCAGCCAAAGGCCCCTCCCTGAGAGAAGCAGAAGGTCAGAtgtctccttttcctctccccttccacCATCCTCCCCCTGCAGAAACATCCGCCGAGGAAGGTACGACCCGACCCAGCAGGGGGCAGTGTGATGCCGGCCACGTCATCCCTCCCGCTGTCCTTGTCTCCTCCATCTCATTCGTCACCCCGCGTTCTGTGGATGGGGAACGGGGGCTGATTCCCCCACCCCTGCTGCCAGGCTGTCCCAGCAGGGGTGGGAGAGCCTCGCTCAGGGAAGAAGGTCCCTGCTGCCCTCGCCCGCTCAGGCCACGTCCTTCTCGACTGCCCTGCTGTGGCCAGGCCCTCCCCCGCCACCAAGTGGAACTGGAGCTGTGCCCCTGGCGGTCCCCATCCCTGGGAGGGCCTCCCTGTGCGTCCCATCTGTTTTGTCTTCCATGTCACCACTGTCTGACCTCCCGCAGATCCCTTCCCCGGCCAGCCTGTGACTTGCTGCCTGCCTCCAGGGCCCAGCACTGAGTTCCGGGGACCCTGCTGGGGGGCTCTCCCCGTGGCCCCTGCTCACGTCCTCCCCTGATGCCCCCTCTCCGTTCCAGGTCTGGAGGGGCCTAAGTGCCACCCCCCTCCCTCCAAGCCTGGCACCCACCGTCTCGGCCCTGAACCACGAGGCTGCCCCCATCCAGCCACGGAGGGAGGCACCATGCAAATGTCTTCCAGGTCCAAACCCTTCAACTCCTGGCTCCGCAGGGGTTTGGGTGGGGTCTGTGGCCCTGCCCTTGGCACCACCAGGGTGGACCAGGCCTGGAGTGCACTTCCTCCACAGTCCCCCGCCCACCTCCTGCGACTCAGCCTTGCACACCCACTCCCCCGTGTGAATGTAGCTTCCATCTCATGGATTGCCACAGCTCAACTCGGGGGGCCTGGAGGGATGCCCCCAGGCAGCCATCAGTGGACCTAGCCTGGATGGCCCCTCCTTGCAACCAGGCAGCTGAGACCAGGGTCTTACCTCTCTGGGACCTAGGGGGACGGGGCTGACATCTACATTTTTAACAACTGAATCTTAATCCATGAATGTAAACTCGGGGGTGCTAGGGCCAGGGCAGATGTGGGCATGTTTTGACATTTACAGGAGGGCCCGGAGAAACTGAGGTGTGGCCATCCCCCAGACCCTCCCCCAGGATGACCACGCCCGGAGTCCTGTCACTGAGCACAGGCAGGGGCTGGGCATCCCAGCTTGCCCCCGCTTAGCCCCGCTGAGCTTGGAGGAAGTATGAGTGCTGATTCAAACCAAAGCTGCCTGTGCTGTGCCCAAGGCCTAGGTTATGGGCACGGCAACCACATGTCCCAGATCGTCTTCAATTCTAAAACAACCGTCCTGCTGTCCCTGTCAGGACGCATGGATTTGGGGGGGGCGGGGTCTAGAAAATATAGTTCCTGAAATAAAATGGCACCTTCCCCCTTTCAAGAAGGGTAATTCTGGGGCCGACTCAGGGTTTAGGTGCCCCCTGGTGTGGCCTAGATGTCCCCGCCTGGGCCATCTTTCTGGGGAGGACTCTTCCAGGTAGGGAAGGCCAGAGGTGGCCCAGTGCCTGGAGGGTTAGGGGCTCTGCCTGGGATGTACAAGAGGAAGTAGGAAAGGGAAGTCTCATGGATGATCCTAGGCTGCTAGAAGTCCTTAAGGCCCCATCAAGTCCATTCCACTCCCTACCCCCATTCCAGGGCCGAGTAGTAAGTTTACAGATGTTTCCCCCCATTACTTGCCCCAACCCATCCCTGCTGCAGCAAGCCTGAGAGCCAGGCGGAGCCAGGCACAGCTCCTCAGTCTTCTCACACAATCCTGCCGGTGGCCTTCCCTCGTGACCCTTGCTTCGGAGGGCAGAGCTCTGGCTCCTTGACCCTAAAAGGTAGCTGGCAGGGGCAAGATGGGGGCCAGCTACCTGACGGATGAAAGCCACAAGTGAATACAGTTCTTGTCACCAGGGGTGCCCTGCCCTCACTTGGCAGGGAGTTCTGACACCCCAGGGCCCATGAACTGCCTGTTTGAGCCCCTCTGTTTCTGGGGCACCTTCGAGGAGGCGCTGTGGAGGAAATCGCTCCCTGTTTATTCACACCCCCCTCAGGGGCAAACAGGCCTGGGACCCGCTGACATCATTTTGGGTGGCTGGATGCACCTGACAGCAGTGGGGTCCTCACAGTGAGCTCCAGCTGGCACTGCCCACTTAAGGGCTGAGTGGAGGGACCCCCCCCCCAGCCAGCTCTGCCCCACCAGCCCTACAAGTTGAGGCGGGGCGGGGAAAGGGCTGGGTGTCACACTATTGCTGCGCTGCCGTAAGGCATCTGTCCTCTGGTGGTGCACCCGTGCACACAGGTACAGTGCATCTGGGCACAGCTTTTGGATCCACATCTCTGCACAAGTGTGAATACCTCTGCACACACGGGCATGTCTGTGTGTGCTCATGTATATGGGGTAGGGAACATGAGACTTCCTGTGACCAGTCCACCCTGGCTCCCAGCTGTCTGCATCCTCCTGCCCCGCCCTGGCGAGTGCCTACCCTGGCAGAACCCAGGGAGGAGTGGAGGCTgcctctgcctgggcctccaCACAGCATCCTGTACATATGCCacctgggctgggggtggggaggcaagGCCAGGAGCATCGATTAAAGATCCCATCCTGGGGCTTCCAGGGAGCTCACACCAACCTTGTGTCTCTTGTCTGTCAATGGCCATGCTGTGACTTgtcccctccctgtcccctctGGCTCTGGAGGGAGCATGACAACTGGGGTgctggaggcaggaagggagcGCTCAGGACCAGCTCCAGGACCCAGAGGAAGGGGTGTTCCTCTCCATTCATGGTGAGGAAACAGGGTGGAGGCCTGGCCCTCCCACTTTGCTACTTCGGCTCTTCCAACAAAGACAGCTGTGCCCCTCCTCTGGCTCCAGCAAAGCAGGAGCCACGGCGAGTAGAAAAGCATTTTCCCAAAAGTCAGGAGACCCAActtcccttttatggctgaagCCAAAGAAACCTCTCCTCTTCTCCCAAAAGATTCCGAAACGCTGGACAAAACCATCAGCCTGTCTGGACCCAGGGCATCGTGTTCCTGGGCAGCAGAGAATCTGCTCTTTCCCCACCCCTGTGCCCTCTGGCCgagcctggggcaggaggggaCTAAGCAAGGCCAGTGCTGGGAGTCCCTCCCCTGGCTGGGGGCTGAGTCTGAGCCAGGAACCTGCGATGATTATTCCTGTCTTCCCCTGCTGAGTGCTTGGGCCTAGAGGTATTCACAGACTGAGGGACCGGGAGGAAGAACTGGGGGAGGATCCATTGGGCTCTGGAAGTCCTGCTTGTTaagggaaaagataaaaaagaagcaGTTGGGGGCAGGGAAACAAATGAAAGGCtagaaaaaatggagaaagaaacagCAGCACCAAGCAGGGGCCTGGTGAGAATTGGCAGCTAGAAGCTTTGGGGTCATAGCCCCCCCATTCCTGAACAGGTAGAGTTCCCAAGGCCACCTCAGATCACGTGTCAAGAGAGTAGGACCCAGGGCCTCGTTCAGCTTAGATTCCTACTCTGGCATCTGGTCGCCGCAGGACACTGGGTAACATCTAACTCCAGTGTCTCCCGCGGCAGAAGGTCAGCTTCTTCCTATTCAGAGtgcagggggaaaaaagcaagacTCATTCTCAAACCGATCAGTCATGAACTGAAGTCTAGCTGTGCCCTTGTCTTCCTTGCTCTAGGCTGAATAACACTATTTTTAACTTTCTCCTTTGCTTCTGCCTCTCAACTCCTCCATGTCCATGCTTAACCCTTTCTCAGTTCCCAGTTCCCGGTCTATCTGGGTCTCATGTGTGGTTCAGCTGACCCTCCAGATACGGAAAGGGTGGCTTCTGGCAGATGAATGGCAAGAAGGCAGAGAGGGCACAGGTGAGGCTCAGCCTCTGTGACTCTCAAAGGTCAGTGCAGGCCAaaaatggtggctcacacctgtaatcccaacacttgggaggccaaggtgggtggatcacttgaagtcaggaattcgagaccagcctgaccaatatggtgaaaccctgtctctactaaagatacaaaaattagccaggtgtggtggcacttgcctgtagtcccagctacttgggaggctgaggcagataattacttgaacccgggaggtggaggttgcagtgagctgaggtcacaccactgcactccagcctaggcgacagagcaaggctctgtctcaagaaaaaaaaaaaaaaaaaaaggtcagtgcAGAGTCGCCAGACACCTCTCAGCCTTGGACCAAACCCTGAAGCCCTAAGTGTCCCCTGCGTGGGCAGTAGGCAAGGGGATGCTGGAGAGGCACCGAACTCTCTGTCCTTGTCTTGCCTGCCTGGGGATGCCAGCTCACCTTTTCCCAACTGGCCAGGAGAGGAAATAAATCTCCACAGGTTGGAGTGGAGAATCAGATCTGACCCAAATGGAACATCTGAAAAGACTGACCTTGGTTTCAGAACTGGTTATCGGCAGCTCTGATGGAGTGATTCCTAAACAACGTGGAGTGGAACCAGGAATTTGAAATTTGAAGTGAAGGCCACTTATTGCAAGGAATTCCCAGGAACCCttatttttcaaaagtagaaATTCCTttggccaggagctgtggctcacacctataattttattactttgggaggctgaggtgggaggatcacttgagggagtccgggagttcaagacctgcctgagcaatatagtgagaccttgcctctacaaaaaacttttaaaaaattaactaggactgggcgcagtggctcacgcctgtaatcccagcactttgggaggccaaggcgggtgga encodes:
- the ADAM11 gene encoding disintegrin and metalloproteinase domain-containing protein 11 isoform X2, which gives rise to MCGACCCSHLFLQCSQGDSPSGAREGGGAGEEERCVHPPVPSWPGPPRPCPCRRPASSAGLGTQGSAGALRWGRLPQLGGPGAPEVTEPSRLVRESSGGEVRKQQLDTRVRQEPPGGPPVHLAQVSFVIPAFNSNFTLDLELNHHLLSSKYVERHFSREGTTQHSTGAGDHCYYQGKLRGNLHSFAALSTCQGLHGVFSDGNLTYIVEPQDMAGPWGAPQGPLPHLIYRTPLLPDPLGCRELGCLFAVPAQSAPPNRPRLRRKRQVRRGHPTVHSETKYVELIVINDHQLFEQMRQSVVLTSNFAKSVVNLADVIYKEQLNTRIVLVAMETWADGDKIQVQDDLLETLARLMVYRREGLPEPSDATHLFSGRTFQSTSSGAAYVGGICSLSRGGGVNEYGNMGAMAVTLAQTLGQNLGMMWNKHRSSAGDCKCPDIWLGCIMEDTGFYLPRKFSRCSIDEYNQFLQEGGGSCLFNKPLKLLDPPECGNGFVEAGEECDCGSVQECSRAGGNCCKKCTLTHDAMCSDGLCCRRCKYEPRGVSCREAVNECDIAETCTGDSSQCPPNLHKLDGYYCDHEQGRCYGGRCKTRDRQCQALWGHAAADRFCYEKLNVEGTERGSCGRKGSGWVQCSKQDVLCGFLLCVNVSGAPRLGDLVGDISSVTFYHQGKELDCRGGHVQLADGSDLSYVEDGTACGPNMLCLDHRCLPASAFNFSTCPGSGERRICSHHGVCSNEGKCICQPDWTGKDCSIHNPLPTSPPTGETERYKGPSGTNIIIGSIAGAVLVAAIVLGGTGWGFKNIRRGRYDPTQQGAV
- the ADAM11 gene encoding disintegrin and metalloproteinase domain-containing protein 11 isoform X6; the protein is MRLLRRWAFAALLLPLLPPPGLGTQGSAGALRWGRLPQLGGPGAPEVTEPSRLVRESSGGEVRKQQLDTRVRQEPPGGPPVHLAQVSFVIPAFNSNFTLDLELNHHLLSSKYVERHFSREGTTQHSTGAGDHCYYQGKLRGNLHSFAALSTCQGLHGVFSDGNLTYIVEPQDMAGPWGAPQGPLPHLIYRTPLLPDPLGCRELGCLFAVPAQSAPPNRPRLRRKRQVRRGHPTVHSETKYVELIVINDHQLFEQMRQSVVLTSNFAKSVVNLADVIYKEQLNTRIVLVAMETWADGDKIQVQDDLLETLARLMVYRREGLPEPSDATHLFSGRTFQSTSSGAAYVGGICSLSRGGGVNEYGNMGAMAVTLAQTLGQNLGMMWNKHRSSAGDCKCPDIWLGCIMEDTGFYLPRKFSRCSIDEYNQFLQEGGGSCLFNKPLKLLDPPECGNGFVEAGEECDCGSVQECSRAGGNCCKKCTLTHDAMCSDGLCCRRCKYEPRGVSCREAVNECDIAETCTGDSSQCPPNLHKLDGYYCDHEQGRCYGGRCKTRDRQCQALWGHAAADRFCYEKLNVEGTERGSCGRKGSGWVQCSKQDVLCGFLLCVNVSGAPRLGDLVGDISSVTFYHQGKELDCRGGHVQLADGSDLSYVEDGTACGPNMLCLDHRCLPASAFNFSTCPGSGERRICSHHGVCSNEGKCICQPDWTGKDCSIHNPLPTSPPTGETERYKGPSGTNIIIGSIAGAVLVAAIVLGGTGWGFKNIRRGRYDPTQQGAV
- the ADAM11 gene encoding disintegrin and metalloproteinase domain-containing protein 11 isoform X10 produces the protein MQGTRLPVCCACPVGSSKPAEAEKEKVRRGHPTVHSETKYVELIVINDHQLFEQMRQSVVLTSNFAKSVVNLADVIYKEQLNTRIVLVAMETWADGDKIQVQDDLLETLARLMVYRREGLPEPSDATHLFSGRTFQSTSSGAAYVGGICSLSRGGGVNEYGNMGAMAVTLAQTLGQNLGMMWNKHRSSAGDCKCPDIWLGCIMEDTGFYLPRKFSRCSIDEYNQFLQEGGGSCLFNKPLKLLDPPECGNGFVEAGEECDCGSVQECSRAGGNCCKKCTLTHDAMCSDGLCCRRCKYEPRGVSCREAVNECDIAETCTGDSSQCPPNLHKLDGYYCDHEQGRCYGGRCKTRDRQCQALWGHAAADRFCYEKLNVEGTERGSCGRKGSGWVQCSKQDVLCGFLLCVNVSGAPRLGDLVGDISSVTFYHQGKELDCRGGHVQLADGSDLSYVEDGTACGPNMLCLDHRCLPASAFNFSTCPGSGERRICSHHGVCSNEGKCICQPDWTGKDCSIHNPLPTSPPTGETERYKGPSGTNIIIGSIAGAVLVAAIVLGGTGWGFKNIRRGRYDPTQQGAV
- the ADAM11 gene encoding disintegrin and metalloproteinase domain-containing protein 11 isoform X4, whose protein sequence is MCGACCCSHLFLQCSQGDSPSGAREGGGAGEEERCVHPPVPSWPGPPRPCPCRRPASSAGLGTQGSAGALRWGRLPQLGGPGAPEVTEPSRLVRESSGGEVRKQQLDTRVRQEPPGGPPVHLAQVSFVIPAFNSNFTLDLELNHHLLSSKYVERHFSREGTTQHSTGAGDHCYYQGKLRGNLHSFAALSTCQGLHGVFSDGNLTYIVEPQDMAGPWGAPQGPLPHLIYRTPLLPDPLGCRELGCLFAVPAQSAPPNRPRLRRKRQVRRGHPTVHSETKYVELIVINDHQLFEQMRQSVVLTSNFAKSVVNLADVIYKEQLNTRIVLVAMETWADGDKIQVQDDLLETLARLMVYRREGLPEPSDATHLFSGRTFQSTSSGAAYVGGICSLSRGGGVNEYGNMGAMAVTLAQTLGQNLGMMWNKHRSSAGDCKCPDIWLGCIMEDTGFYLPRKFSRCSIDEYNQFLQEGGGSCLFNKPLKLLDPPECGNGFVEAGEECDCGSVQECSRAGGNCCKKCTLTHDAMCSDGLCCRRCKYEPRGVSCREAVNECDIAETCTGDSSQCPPNLHKLDGYYCDHEQGRCYGGRCKTRDRQCQALWGHAAADRFCYEKLNVEGTERGSCGRKGSGWVQCSKQDVLCGFLLCVNVSGAPRLGDLVGDISSVTFYHQGKELDCRGGHVQLADGSDLSYVEDGTACGPNMLCLDHRCLPASAFNFSTCPGSGERRICSHHGVCSNEGKCICQPDWTGKDCSIHNPLPTSPPTGETERYKGPSGTNIIIGSIAGAVLVAAIVLGGTGWGFKSGGA
- the ADAM11 gene encoding disintegrin and metalloproteinase domain-containing protein 11 isoform X8, yielding MRLLRRWAFAALLLPLLPPPGLGTQGSAGALRWGRLPQLGGPGAPEVTEPSRLVRESSGGEVRKQQLDTRVRQEPPGGPPVHLAQVSFVIPAFNSNFTLDLELNHHLLSSKYVERHFSREGTTQHSTGAGDHCYYQGKLRGNLHSFAALSTCQGLHGVFSDGNLTYIVEPQDMAGPWGAPQGPLPHLIYRTPLLPDPLGCRELGCLFAVPAQSAPPNRPRLRRKRQVRRGHPTVHSETKYVELIVINDHQLFEQMRQSVVLTSNFAKSVVNLADVIYKEQLNTRIVLVAMETWADGDKIQVQDDLLETLARLMVYRREGLPEPSDATHLFSGRTFQSTSSGAAYVGGICSLSRGGGVNEYGNMGAMAVTLAQTLGQNLGMMWNKHRSSAGDCKCPDIWLGCIMEDTGFYLPRKFSRCSIDEYNQFLQEGGGSCLFNKPLKLLDPPECGNGFVEAGEECDCGSVQECSRAGGNCCKKCTLTHDAMCSDGLCCRRCKYEPRGVSCREAVNECDIAETCTGDSSQCPPNLHKLDGYYCDHEQGRCYGGRCKTRDRQCQALWGHAAADRFCYEKLNVEGTERGSCGRKGSGWVQCSKQDVLCGFLLCVNVSGAPRLGDLVGDISSVTFYHQGKELDCRGGHVQLADGSDLSYVEDGTACGPNMLCLDHRCLPASAFNFSTCPGSGERRICSHHGVCSNEGKCICQPDWTGKDCSIHNPLPTSPPTGETERYKGPSGTNIIIGSIAGAVLVAAIVLGGTGWGFKSGGA